The genome window TATCCAAAAGTCTCATCCAAGGATGATCATTCTTCCTCCGCATTGCCAGCAAGAGCGACAATTCGAACCGAAAAGAAAAGTCGAATTCTCTTCAAGGAATCGCAAGACGCATCTGACTTGATCAACTACAATTCCACGAACCCAGTCCCATCGGTCATGGAAGGATTGTTTGCACCTGATGTCTTCGTGGATTCTACAGCACTTTTTGAATCCCTCCTTCTTCTGGGCGGGAATGGCGCTGGTTGCAGCACCGATCATCATTCATCTCATCAATCGACTGCGGTATAAGCGCGTTCGATTTGCTGCGATGGACTTTCTGCTTGCGAGTCAGAAACGGAATCAACGCCGAATTCTCATCGAGCAGCTTCTCCTTCTCCTGCTGCGCATCCTTCTCATTCTCGCAATCGTTGCACTTCTCGCGCGAATGATTCTGGACCCATCACAGCTCTCGCTCTTCCAGGGAGCTAAGTCACACCATGTGGTTGTGATCGATGACTCATTGTCGATGCAACAAAGAACAGCTGATGGGACCGTCTTCGACACTGCGAAAGAAGTTGTCCGTCGACTGGTCGCGGAGGGGGCAGACTCTCCTCAATCACAGATTTTCACACTCGTCCGCATGTCAGCACCATCGACGACACTTTCCGGACTGAGCGAAGTCCAACTGAACAGTGATCTCCTCGTTGAACTGACCGATCGTCTTGACGCGATTAAATGCACACACCAGGCAGCGCAACCCGACCGAGCTTTGGATGTCGTTCTCGAACGTCTGACCGCGGACCGTTCAGCTGTGCGCCACGTGCATGTCATTTCAGACTTCCGTGAATTGAACTGGATCGAAAGCAAATCGGCCATCGCGTCCTTGAAAGCTCTTGAGTCTGCCGACACGAACGTCAATCTCGTGAAATGCGTCGAAGACTCGACCGAAAACCTGAGCGTGACTCAACTCGGAGGAAAAGTTGAAGTCGCTGCCGCTGGCGTTCCGGTCACACTCGAAGCGACAATTCAAAATCAAGGAGTGAGAACAGCCAGCGACGTTCGTGCCGATGTCTTCCTCGACGGCACACGCACACCTCGTACAATCGACTTCCAGGACATTGCTCCCGGAGAACAAACCTCGAGACGATTCGACGTTGTCTTCGAGACCGCCGAACACCATCAGGTCGATCTGCGAATCCGTGACGATGCGCTCGAACCGGACAATTTCCGGTTCCTGACAGTCGATGTTCCGCAAGAGATTCCCGTACTGATTGTGGACGGTTCGCCCGGAACCGAGCAGGCTTTATACGTCGCTGATGCTCTGGCAGCTGATACTTCAGTCACCGGATTTTCTGTCGACGTTCAAACCCCGGATGATTTACGAAGAACGCCGCTTGAAAACTTCGACCTCATTTACCTCATCAACGTTCCGGAAATCGCTCCCGATGCGCTGATTGCCTTGACCGACTATGTCTCCAATGGAGGCGGACTCGTCTGGTATCTGGGCGATTCCATTCGGCCTGCCTTCTACAACGAGAAACTCTTTCAGCCCGAAGCCAGCTTGTTCCCAGTACGAATTGAAGTGGCTCCGCGTGAATTGAATCGAGACGAAAACGGCAGCACCGCCCAACCTGATCTCGTTCCCGCGGAGTCTCCGCTCTTTCAACTGCTCACCGATGCAGAAGTTCCGATTCTCGATCTCGTCTTCGTGAATCTCTACTTTCCAATGGCCTCTGCGAGTACGGACCTTCCAAACATCGCTCCGGATGTTTCCGTGTTAGCACGACTCAAAAACGATGCACCCGTTTTTCTCGAACATCGATTCGGAAGAGGCCGCGTTGTGACCTGTTTGACATCGGCCGGGCCGCTTGTGAATCCACAAGGCACCGTATGGACCAACTGGGCCAACGGACCAGCCAGCTTCAGCTTTGCGGTCTTCCAACTCGAACTGGCCAAACATGTGATTCGCCAGGACCGCTCTCTCCCAGCACTCGAGAGCGGACAACCGATCGAATTCAAACTCAATCAGGCGTTCTATCAACCCGATGTCGAAGTCCTATCACCTTCCGACCAGATTGACCGCATTCAAGCAACACCGCCAGCACAAGAGGAAGGTGATTCCAACTCTTCAGACCCAGATGGAACACTTTTCAATGTGATCTATCGGAACACCGACCAACCAGGAATTTACAGCTTCGGACTCGCCACTCAGCAACCAGGACGGGAAGAACGCCTGTACGCGGTCAACGTCCCTCCTTCCGAAGGAGCATTGGCGATTGCAGAGACAGACGCATTGAAGAATGAACTCGGGCTGGAGTCCACAATCCAGATTCATTCGGTCGGAACATATGACTGGATTCGCAACGAATCCCCCGGGTCGGAAATTCGCTGGTTGCTCCTTCTGCTGATCCCTCTGCTTTGTATCGCCGAACAGTTCCTCGCCAGCCGTTTGAGCTACGTCGACTAGAGCAAGTTGCTCTTTCCTGTGCACTCGCTTGCACTGTTTAATAAGTTAAAAGACTGTGCTTGCTCGTGCGAGATCGTGCACACAAAATCAGAAAATGCTCTAACAGCTATATAAACCATACGATCGATGTGCCGGTCTAAAGTCTCGATCGAAACGACAGGAGCTGCAGGATTCTTCGCACGAGCGAAATGACGATTCCGCCTGTGACGATCAGAATTCCCGCAACGAGATAGGGATAATGCCCCGGCGTTTCAGGGTCTCCTCGCATCGAATGCAGAAAGAAATAGGAGATCACCGAAGTCACCGTCGTCACAGCCACGAGCCGCGGTTTATACCACATGGCACTCGCAACGATTAGCAACGCATAACCTGCTACGAGAGACTCAACTGGTCGTGCGGCGTAGTAGACCGCAGCTGTGAACAGGATTGCATCTGAAGCCACCCAACAACGACGAACAAAGCGAACGTCCTTCGTCAGCAACCGTTGAAACACGATCGAAGCAATTCCCCACGTTCCGAGAATGATCATCTCCGGCAGGTACGACGGTCGGAGTCCGGGATCTGCCAACTCCGCAAGTTGCACCACGGCGAAGATTACAATGAAAGCCGTCAGATGCACCACAAGCGCAGGTTCTCGCCGAGCCCAACGACGCACAGAATTCCAAAGCCCCATCGATTTCAAAACGATCGGTTCTTGATTAAGGAATCGTTCCAGATCGTCTGCCAGTTCATCCGCCGACCCGTAGCGATTTTCTGGCTTCTTCTCGAGACATCGCATGCAAATTTGAGCGAGCGGACGAGGAATCGCCGGATTGATTTTCTGAGGATGCTTCGGCTCGCTATCACGTAGACGAAGAATCTGATCGAGCGGAACACTCTCCGAAAACGGAGGCTGCCCAGTTGAAAGCTCATAGAGAATCGCTCCGAGGCTGTAGATATCCGAGCGAAAGGTGACCGAATTCACCTTCCCCCACGCTTGTTCCGGTGACATATATGCCGGTGTTCCCAGAATCGCTCCCGACATCGTTTGCTCATCATCGAGTTCGAAGACTTTTGCCAATCCGAAATCGGTAACAAAAGCATTTCCGTCATCGTCGATGAGAATATTGGATGGCTTAAGATCGCGATGGATGACGTCCTGCCGGTGGAGATATCCGACCGCACGCGCTATCTGAATGAGCATCGCCGTTGACTCGTCCAGACTGATTTCGCCCTCTTTGATTCGATCTGCCAGCGTACACTCGGAAATGTAAGCCATCACCAGAAACGGAATTCCCTCGTGTTCGCCCGCATCGTGTACGCTCACGATATTCGAATGTCGAAGCCGCGAAGCTGCGCGTGCTTCTCGGAAGAAGCGTCGAACTTCTTCATCAGAAGCGAACTCGCACGACCGCACCATTTTCAGGGCGAAGTGAGAATCCAGAGTCTGATGCCGGGCCCGATAGACGACCCCCATTCCACCGCGTCCCAGTTCAGCTTCCAGAACATACGAACCAAACTCGCGAGGAAGCGACTGGAGCGACGAACTCGACCAACCGGAATCAGACGACACCAGTGTTTGTGCGACGCTGTCCTGCCCACCATCCGTCGCCATTGAATCGAGCAGATTTATGCAATCGACAAGCT of Thalassoglobus sp. JC818 contains these proteins:
- a CDS encoding serine/threonine-protein kinase; translated protein: MTDRGAESSDSDSNFDPELLEFLEKHCDAIQEGQDFDVPESLLRKHPNLLQLVDCINLLDSMATDGGQDSVAQTLVSSDSGWSSSSLQSLPREFGSYVLEAELGRGGMGVVYRARHQTLDSHFALKMVRSCEFASDEEVRRFFREARAASRLRHSNIVSVHDAGEHEGIPFLVMAYISECTLADRIKEGEISLDESTAMLIQIARAVGYLHRQDVIHRDLKPSNILIDDDGNAFVTDFGLAKVFELDDEQTMSGAILGTPAYMSPEQAWGKVNSVTFRSDIYSLGAILYELSTGQPPFSESVPLDQILRLRDSEPKHPQKINPAIPRPLAQICMRCLEKKPENRYGSADELADDLERFLNQEPIVLKSMGLWNSVRRWARREPALVVHLTAFIVIFAVVQLAELADPGLRPSYLPEMIILGTWGIASIVFQRLLTKDVRFVRRCWVASDAILFTAAVYYAARPVESLVAGYALLIVASAMWYKPRLVAVTTVTSVISYFFLHSMRGDPETPGHYPYLVAGILIVTGGIVISLVRRILQLLSFRSRL
- a CDS encoding BatA domain-containing protein — encoded protein: MSSWILQHFLNPSFFWAGMALVAAPIIIHLINRLRYKRVRFAAMDFLLASQKRNQRRILIEQLLLLLLRILLILAIVALLARMILDPSQLSLFQGAKSHHVVVIDDSLSMQQRTADGTVFDTAKEVVRRLVAEGADSPQSQIFTLVRMSAPSTTLSGLSEVQLNSDLLVELTDRLDAIKCTHQAAQPDRALDVVLERLTADRSAVRHVHVISDFRELNWIESKSAIASLKALESADTNVNLVKCVEDSTENLSVTQLGGKVEVAAAGVPVTLEATIQNQGVRTASDVRADVFLDGTRTPRTIDFQDIAPGEQTSRRFDVVFETAEHHQVDLRIRDDALEPDNFRFLTVDVPQEIPVLIVDGSPGTEQALYVADALAADTSVTGFSVDVQTPDDLRRTPLENFDLIYLINVPEIAPDALIALTDYVSNGGGLVWYLGDSIRPAFYNEKLFQPEASLFPVRIEVAPRELNRDENGSTAQPDLVPAESPLFQLLTDAEVPILDLVFVNLYFPMASASTDLPNIAPDVSVLARLKNDAPVFLEHRFGRGRVVTCLTSAGPLVNPQGTVWTNWANGPASFSFAVFQLELAKHVIRQDRSLPALESGQPIEFKLNQAFYQPDVEVLSPSDQIDRIQATPPAQEEGDSNSSDPDGTLFNVIYRNTDQPGIYSFGLATQQPGREERLYAVNVPPSEGALAIAETDALKNELGLESTIQIHSVGTYDWIRNESPGSEIRWLLLLLIPLLCIAEQFLASRLSYVD